One Astatotilapia calliptera chromosome 1, fAstCal1.2, whole genome shotgun sequence DNA segment encodes these proteins:
- the lyve1a gene encoding lymphatic vessel endothelial hyaluronic acid receptor 1a: MNIIWLCLPAALLVTSALSVQMTDIRNLRVSPGFNQSIAGVMLVTSLNELNQPEYAFNASEARRLCWSFGLNIASKAQVQKALSRGLETCRFGWIDEHFAVIPRIHPISSCGRNKSGLVPWRASVKQKFDVFCFNETDAAIQRMDEVTDSPLKSTRGVGHTHHTTTPPSTSSSSTPETLDSEIEPARFASSSQSFTAGKAVLIFCSCALLLLITIILTYLKLRRCSQKSDVKEQKEYIQTEEWICVKTPTETKKAAEEDERIEVGDDAQ, from the exons ATGAACATCATCTGGCTTTGCCTCCCAGCAGCGCTGCTCGTTACTTCAGCCTTGTCTGTTCAAATGACTGACATAAGGAACCTCAGAG TTTCCCCAGGATTCAATCAAAGTATTGCAGGAGTAATGCTGGTCACATCTTTAAATGAGCTCAACCAGCCTGAGTATGCTTTCAATGCCAGTGAAGCTCGCAGGCTCTGCTGGTCCTTTGGACTGAACATTGCTTCAAAAGCACAAGTACAGAAAGCTCTTTCTAGAGGTTTAGAAACATGCAG GTTTGGATGGATTGATGAACACTTCGCAGTCATTCCCCGCATCCACCCAATTTCCAGCTGTGGCAGGAATAAGAGCGGCTTGGTGCCCTGGCGAGCCAGCGTAAAACAAAAGTTTGATGTGTTTTGCTTCAATGAGACAG ATGCAGCGATACAACGAATGGATGAAGTAACTGACAGTCCTTTGAAGAGCACACGTGGCGTGGGTcacacacaccacaccacaACACCACCATCCACATCTTCCTCCTCGACTCCTGAAACGCTCGACAGTGAGATAGAACCAGCCCGCTTTGCCAGCAGCTCACAAAGCTTTACTGCAG GAAAAGCTGTGCTCATCTTCTGCTCCTGTGCGCTTCTTCTGCTCATAACAATCATCCTGACATACCTCAAATT aagacGTTGCTCTCAGAAGTCAgacgtgaaagagcagaaagAGTACATCCAGACAGAAGAGTGGATCTGTGTGAAGACCCCTACAGAAACCAAGAAAGCTGCTGAGGAAGATGAGAGGATAGAAGTGGGCGATGACGCACAGTAA